A genomic segment from Gavia stellata isolate bGavSte3 chromosome 4, bGavSte3.hap2, whole genome shotgun sequence encodes:
- the ST13 gene encoding hsc70-interacting protein isoform X3 translates to MGGTIPPVPANASTEETSKGKAEEQPEEPVKSPEPESEESDLEIDSEGVIEPDNDDPQEMGDENVEVTEEMMDQANEKKIEAINALSEGELQKAVDLFTDAIKLNPCLAILYAKRASVFVKLQKPNAAIRDCDRAIKINPDSAQTYKWRGKAHRLLGHWEEAAHDLALACKLDYDEDASAMLKEVQPRAQKIAEHRRKYERKREEKEIKERMERVKKAREEHEKAQREEEARRQAGGAQFGGFPGGFPWAVPGGMPGLNEILSDPEVLVAVQDPEVMAAFQDVAQNPANMSKYQNNPKVMNLISKLSAKFGSKP, encoded by the exons ATGGGAGGCACAATACCACCTGTTCCAGCCAATGCCTCCACAGAGGAGACAAGTAAG GGTAAAGCAGAGGAACAGCCAGAGGAGCCAGTTAAATCACCTGAACCAGAAAGTGAAGAGAGTGACTTAG AAATTGACAGTGAGGGTGTGATTGAACCAGACAATGATGACCCTCAAGAAATGGGAGATGAAAATGTGGAG GTAACTGAAGAAATGATGGATCAAGCTAATGAGAAGAAGATTGAAGCGATAAATGCTCTAAGTGAAG GTGAACTTCAGAAGGCTGTCGACTTGTTCACAGATGCTATCAAGCTGAATCCTTGTTTGGCTATCTTGTACGCCAAGAGGGCAAG TGTTTTTGTGAAACTACAGAAGCCAAATGCTGCCATTAGAGATTGTGACAGAGCCATCAAGATTAATCCTGACTCGGCACAGACATACAAATGGAGGGGGAAAGCGCATAG ACTTCTGGGTCACTGGGAGGAGGCTGCTCATGATCTTGCATTAGCTTGTAAACTGGATTATGATGAAGATGCTAGTGCCATGCTGAAGGAGGTGCAACCAAGA GCTCAGAAAATTGCAGAACATCGCCGAAAATATGAGCGGAAGcgtgaagaaaaggaaatcaaggaaagaatggaaagagtGAAGAAGGCACGGGAGGAGCATGAGAAAGCACAAAGG gaggaagaagcaagacgacaggcaggaggagctcagTTTGGTGGCTTCccag GTGGATTTCCTTGGGCTGTGCCTGGAGGTATGCCAGGTCTCAATGAGATTCTCAGTGATCCAGAGGTCCTTGTGGCTGTGCAG GATCCAGAAGTTATGGCTGCATTCCAAGATGTTGCCCAGAACCCAGCAAATATGTCCAAGTACCAGAACAATCCAAAGGTCATGAATCTCATCAGTAAATTGTCTGCCAAATTTGGCAGTAAACCGTAA